The following coding sequences are from one Delphinus delphis chromosome 17, mDelDel1.2, whole genome shotgun sequence window:
- the LOC138413874 gene encoding large ribosomal subunit protein uL15-like has product MFYKTRIHKIAPILHLIVQCSDSVDEMKGLVSNTGEENGFQMLGKHCKHPGGCSNAGGMHHHRNNFDKYHPGYFGKVGMRHYHLKRNQSFCPTVNLDKLWTLVSEQTGVNAAKNKIGAAPIIDVVQSVTTKFWGRESSRSSLSS; this is encoded by the coding sequence ATGTTTTATAAAACTAGGATCCATAAAATAGCCCCCATTTTACACTTAATTGTGCAGTGTTCAGATTCTGTTGATGAAATGAAAGGACTAGTGTCAAACACTGGGGAGGAAAATGGTTTTCAAATGTTAGGCAAACACTGTAAGCACCCAGGAGGCTGCAGTAATGCTGGTGGCATGCATCACCACAGGAACAATTTCGACAAATATCACCCAGGATACTTTGGGAAAGTTGGTATGAGGCATTACCACTTAAAGAGGAACCAGAGCTTCTGTCCAACTGTCAACCTTGATAAATTGTGGACCTTGGTCAGTGAGCAGACAGGGGTAAATGCTGCCAAGAACAAGATTGGAGCTGCTCCTATCATTGATGTGGTGCAATCAGTTACTACAAAGttctggggaagggaaagctcCCGAAGCAGCCTGTCATCATGA